In Nymphaea colorata isolate Beijing-Zhang1983 chromosome 3, ASM883128v2, whole genome shotgun sequence, a genomic segment contains:
- the LOC116251649 gene encoding E3 ubiquitin-protein ligase AIRP2-like, with the protein MLQKLQQKPSYKESLKALEADIQHANTLAASIPSDFDGACLQMRLSYSPLAPIFLFIIKWMDLSLSSWLGLLHILIYKVYVDGKTTISAEERKASLREFYAVIYPSLQQLEADYMELEDSKLKAESKERSTRKRIEDRKKISDLDLEREDECGICMEPCGKVVLPNCGHAMCIKCFRDWNTRSKSCPFCRDSLKRVNSRDLWVLTNTSEVIDTAMLAQENLRQFYVYVEKLPVIMPESLFFVYDYTI; encoded by the exons ATGTTGCAGAAACTTCAGCAGAAGCCATCTTACAAGGAATCTCTCAAGGCTTTGGAGGCGGATATCCAACACGCCAATACCTT GGCTGCTTCTATTCCTAGTGATTTTGATGGAGCCTGCCTTCAAATGAGGTTGTCTTACAGCCCTCTAGCTCCAATCTTTCTTTTTATCATCAAGTGGATGGATTTGAGCTTGTCAAGCTGGTTAGGCTTACTTCACATTCTAATATATAAG GTGTATGTTGATGGCAAGACAACCATTTCTGCAGAGGAACGGAAAGCTAGCTTGAGGGAATTCTATG CTGTTATATATCCTTCACTACAACAGCTTGAGGCGGACTATATGGAATTGGAAGACAGTAAACTGAAAGCTGAATCTAAAGAACGATCAACTCGCAAGAGGATTGAAGATAGAAAGAAGATATCAGATTTGGACTTGGAAAGGGAAGATGAATGTGGGATTTGCATGGAGCCTTGTGGCAAGGTTGTCTTGCCTAATTGTGGTCATGCGATGTGCATCAAATGCTTCAGAGACTG GAACACGCGCTCTAAGTCCTGCCCATTTTGTAGGGACAGCCTGAAACGAGTGAACTCAAGGGACCTGTGGGTTCTGACCAACACCTCAGAAGTCATCGATACTGCAATGCTGGCCCAGGAAAATCTAAGGCAATTCTATGTCTACGTAGAAAAGCTTCCCGTTATCATGCCCGAGAGCCTATTCTTTGTCTATGATTATACCATATGA
- the LOC116250598 gene encoding cystinosin homolog: MSSWHSLPLEVTYEVLGWVAFFSWSLSFYPQVLLNYHRKSVVGLNFDFLVLNLTKHSSYLVYNACLYFSPAIQRQYHEKYGYNEMIPVALNDVAFSVHAVLLTGFTTFQVFIYERGGQRVSKTCIAITAVVWIFAAVCFFVALGNHSWLWLISIFNSIQVFMTAIKYIPQAAMNFARKSTVGWSIGNILLDLLGGITNFGQMGVQSIDQRSLVNFYGNIGKILLSLEVVVFDLLFIIQHYVLYPARKERRDIVNVEHVTPLLNPSLTIDVAEDDARSTNTKSASSDA, from the exons ATGTCGTCCTGGCACTCCCTCCCTCTGGAGGTAACATACGAAGTTCTTGGATGGGTCGCCTTCTTCTCTTGGTCCCTCAGTTTCTACCCCCAAGTCCTCCTTAACTACCATCGCAAAAG CGTGGTGGGGTTAAATTTCGATTTTCTGGTGCTTAATTTGACGAAGCACTCGTCTTATCTCGTCTACAACGCCTGTCTGTATTTCAGCCCTGCCATTCAACGCCAATATCACGAAAAATATGGTTACAATGAG ATGATACCAGTAGCTTTGAATGATGTTGCTTTCTCAGTCCATGCTGTCCTTCTGACAGGGTTCACTACTTTCCAAGTTTTCATCTATGAA CGAGGTGGTCAAAGAGTTTCAAAAACTTGCATTGCAATTACTGCTGTTGTCTGGATTTTTGCTGCAGTGTGCTTCTTCGTAGCACTGGGGAACCATTCTTGGCTATGGCTCATCTCAATTTTCAA TTCGATACAGGTTTTCATGACAGCCATCAAATATATCCCTCAG GCAGCCATGAACTTTGCAAGGAAGAGCACAGTTGGATGGAGCATTGGAAATATTCTTCTTGATTTGCTCGGTGGCATTACAAACTTCGGACAAATGGGTGTTCAGTCTATAGATCAGC GCTCATTGGTAAATTTTTATGGCAACATAGGGAAGATATTGCTTTCCTTG GAAGTAGTAGTGTTCGACCTCTTGTTCATTATCCAGCATTATGTACTATACCCTGCCCGGAAGGAGAGAAGGGATATTGTAAATGTGGAACATGTGACACCATTGCTCAACCCATCGCTTACTATTGATGTGGCAGAAGATGATGCCCGATCAACTAATACTAAATCAGCTAGTTCAGATGCATGA
- the LOC116249609 gene encoding uncharacterized protein LOC116249609 codes for MAGGNFMHRVLSYVINEVVVNGLANSPAFQRFAVRTSKTLEDISVKASKKRQELAEQIKEASRNFDSFKN; via the exons ATGGCAGGTGGGAATTTCATGCATCGGGTGCTCAGTTATGTCATCAATGAGGTTGTTGTTAACGGCCTTGCCAATAG TCCTGCATTCCAAAGGTTTGCTGTGAGGACATCGAAGACATTGGAAGATATTTCGGTGAAAG cgAGTAAGAAACGGCAGGAGCTGGCAGAGCAGATAAAGGAAGCCTCAAGGAACTTTGAT TCATTCAAGAACTAG